ACTACGGTTCGATGTTCGGCTCTGCGGGTCGCGGCTTCGAGCTGCTGATCATCGCCGCGGTCGTCATCGGCGGGACGAACCTCTTCGGCGGCGAGGGGAGCATCTCCGGGATGTTCCTCGGCTCGCTCGTGATCGCCGTGATCCCCGTCTTGCTGGTGTTGAACAACATGTCCGTCGACATCCAGGAGACGCTGACCGGCGCGGTGATCATCGGCGCCGTGATGGTCGATATCCTGCTCCGGGACTGAGTCCCGGCCCGCTTTTGAACCGCTTCTCCGATTCGTCCCTCGAGAACGAGCGGCGAGCGCCGAGAACCGCCGGTGATAACCTGCTACCGATCACTCGAGGCCAACCCGCGAACGGAACACCGGCACGCCGTCGGGACCGACGTCAGAGACGCGGAAGAGCGCACCTGCGCCGTCGCCCTCGTCTGCTCGGTCGCCGTCCGCGAGCGCCGTCGTCAGGTAGAGATCCTCGTAGTCGGGACCACCGAAGGTGACGGAGGAGACCTTTCGGGCGGGCAGTTCGATCTCGTCGACGGGTTCGCCGTCGCGGTCGTAGCGAACGACTCGGCCGCCGTTCCAGCGGGCCGACCAGACGGAGCCCTCCTCGTCGACCGTCATGCCGTCCGGCACGCCGTCGTCGCTCGGGACCTCGACGAACGGCCGGCGGTTCGAAATTGCGCCGGTCTCGCGGTCGTACTCGTACGCGTAGATGACGTGTTCCTCCGATTCGGTGAAGTAGAACGTCTCGAGATCCTCGGTAAAGCCCATTCCGTTGGGGATGTCGACGTCCTCGACGACGGGGGTCACCGTCCCGTCGGTCTCGAGGCGGTAGAGATCGCCGAGGTCGCCCTCGCCGGGCATCGTCCCGCAGAAGACTCGGCCCTCGGGGTCGGCGATAACGTCGTTGAACCGCGTCTCGGCGCCGTCGATTTCGGCGACCGGCTCCGCCTCGTCGGACCCGGGTTCCCAGCGACTCACGGTGCCGTGGGTGAACAGCAGCAGGGCGCCGTCCGCTTCGATGGTGTAGCCGCCGAGCGGTTCGTCGTCGCCCTCGGTCTCGTAGGCCAGGTCGTATTCGTCGGTCGCCGGATCGTACGCGTAGAGTTTCCCGGCCGGGATGTCGACCCAGTAGAGCAGTTCCTCTTCGGGGTGCCACAGCGGCCCTTCGCCGGTGTGGGCGGTCGTGTCCGCGACGCGTTCGTATCGTGTCATGCTCTCGGTGTTTCGGACGTTTCTACTTGAATCTAGCTTTGACCCGCCGTTCGACCGGTCGTTGTCGCAGCATCGCCTCGAGCGCCCGCGTTTTGACCGCGGTCGTCACCATTGCACCCGTACAACGCTGTCGGCCGCACAGATATATTCGATCTACAGCTATACATGATACAATATATAATGGATAATGGCCAACGTAGGGCCATGTTGGAGGTGTGCCGATTAAACGGTGTAAAATGGATTTTCTATGTGTCTATATGCATTCCTCGATTGAAGTAGATTAGATCAGTTTGATCGGCAGCGACATCGCTGTTTGGCGTTTATATCGTGTTAAGTGGGCTAAAAACGTCGATAATTCCATTAAATACGCCCTTCCGAACATGCGGCGATAAACACGTTCGAGATCTGGTATGGGTACAATCTACTCGAGTTTGTATCAATTCAGTAAAATCGATATACTGCGGTCAGAACGGACGGCTACAGCGTGTCCAGAATCCCTAACACTCGCTCTTCGGCGTCCCGGTCCGGGCCGTGTTCGCTCCCGTCGCGGTCGCTCTCGAGGTGATCGGCCACCGATCGCTCCATGGCTTCCTCGAGCGGCGTCGACTCCCACCCGAGGGCGGCGAGTTTAGCCGTCGAGAGGACGTGGGGATAGTCGCGGTAGAGGACGTAATCGTCGAGCGAGAGATCGGCGGCCTCGAGTTCGCGCGGGCCGGCGTGGACGATGTCGACGCTCGTCTCGAGCGCGTCCGCGATCAGTTCGACCATCTCCTCGAGGGTGACGATGCGCCGGTCGCCGACGTTGTAGGCCTCGCCGGACTCGCCGCGTTCGGCGACGATCCGCAGCGCGCTCGCGACGTCCTCGACGTAGACGCGGTGCCAGACGTTCGTTCCGTCGCCGGGAACGATGACGCGATCGTACTCGTTGACGCGGTCGATCCAGAAGTCCAGCCGTTCGGTGTAGTCGTGCGGCCCGTAGACGATCGGCGGGCGGACGGCCATCGCATTGACGCCCTCTTCGGCCGCGGCGAACACTGCGCGGTCACCCTCGGCCTTCCGATTTCCGTACGTTTCCTGCGAGTCGTCGGTCGCTTGGTCGGCCGTACAGGGCTCGAGCGGCGTTTCGTCCTCGCGCTTCGGAATGTCCTCGCGGCCGTAGGCTGCACCGCTCGAGATGTAGACGTAGGCGTCGCAGTCCGCGAAGATCGTCGTCGCCGCGCGGACGTCGCGGGGCTGGTAGGCAACGCAGTCGAAGACGGCGTCGGGGTCGACCGTCATCGCGGCGGCCTCGAGTGCGGATTCGTTCGTTCGGTCGCCTTCGACGTGGTCGACGCGGTCGTCGTCGGCGAACGGATTCTCGTGATTGCCGCGGTTGAAGATCGTCACGTCGTACTCGTGGGCGAGCAACTCCTCGACGAGGTGGCGGCCGATAAAGCGCGTGCCGCCGATGACGAGTGCGCTGTCCATGTCCGGTCGTCGTCGCTTCGGGGGAAAACGGTGACGATGACGGCGACGGTACCGGGTCGACGGCCGTCTCGTCCGGCAATCAGGGGGTGGTTTTTTCTCGCTTCTCGGTGCCCGTCACAGCATGACCGAACAGCTCCGGACCGACCAGCGAGCGGCCGTTCCCTTCCGGTGCGACCACTGCCACTATCCGATTCCGGGCGAGGCGGAACGCGCCGACGACGGCGACGGTCACTTCTGTTCGACGGCCTGCAAGGAGGCCGCCGAAGACGACTCGACGATGCCCGAACCCGACGCGTACAAGCGCGTCGTCACCGGGATCGAACCCCTCGACTCTCTCTTGCCGAACGGCATCCCCGCGGACGCGTTCGTCCTGCTGTCGGGCGACGAAGGGACCCGTCGCAGCGAGCTCCTGACCGAACTCGTCTGGCGCGCCTTAGAGCGGGGCGAACCCGCCGTCGTCGTCTCCTACGCGAACCCGCCGACGGCGACCCTCGAGCGGTTCTTCCAGAACGGCTGGAACGTCCTGCCGGCGCTCGAGGACGACCGCTTGACGGTCATCGACTGCTTCACCCACCGGCTCGAGGATCGGGATCGGTTCCTCGAGACTCAAACGGAGTGGACGAACTTCGTCGGCGAGGCCGCGGCGGACGCGCTCGTCGAGGTCGAAGATCCGAGCGATCTCGCCGCGGTCGCAAGCAGGTTGCAGGACGTTCTCGACGACCGGGAGATGTCGGAAACCGGGATCGTGACGATCGACTCGCTCGACGAACTCGACTCGCTCCTGCGGGAGGAGTCGGTCCACAACTTCGTCAAGGACGTTCGCGCGACCGTCTGTAAGGGTCGGTTCGTGCCGATCGTCGCCGGCGCGACGACCGCGGGGACGGACCCGTACCCCGAAGCCGAGTACGTCTTCGACGGCATCGTCGACCTCCGGCTGACGGATGAGATGACGCCGAACGCGCGGCTTAAACAGCTCGGCGTCCGGAAACTGATCGGCGCCCAGTTCCTGCCCCAGTGGGTGACCTACGAGTACGAGCCGGTTCGCGGCCTGTTCGCGTTCGGGCCGTCGACGGACGCCCGGGAGGTATACGAGAACGCGGGGCCGGTACCGATGCAGGAGCGCCCACAGCGATAACGGCTGTTCGAGCCCTGTATCGGGCAATTTCTCGCCGCCAGTTCGTGCACGCGAACTCATGCTCAGGATTGAACCCTCCGTTCGCTGTAGCCCGTCGTGCGGACGCCTGCACTACGGTCGGTGACGGTCAGCGCGTCAGACTACGGCGAACCGACAGCCGACGACCGATCACTTTCACACCTTCACAGCTATGAACGACAACAACGACGAACGCCGACAGTCACGGGAGCACGGATCGGACCGGTACGACGAGGAGCGCCAGCAGGGCAACCAACACCAACGCCAGGGCGACCGCGACCGCGGCTGGCTCCAGGGCTCCTCGAGCCGGCGCGGCGAAATGCGGGGCCAGCGATCCGGGGAGCAGAATCAGAACCGGGAACGAGGCCAGGAATCGGCTCGGCCGCGGTGGACCGAAGAGCGAGCGGAGTCGTCCGGTGAGCCAGGCATGGGTCGTCGGTCCACTACGCAGCCGGATCAGCATCAACGCGCTGGCGGGCGTCAGGGCCACGAGCAGGGCCAGCGCCACGGCGGCCCGATGCAGTCCCAGCACGGCGGCCAGGGACGAACGCAGGGACAGAGTCAGCACGGCGATCAAAGCGGGTTCGCGACGAACGCGCGTTCCGAAGCGAACCTCGAGTACGGCGGCGAAGCCCGCCAATCGGGGCGAGATGAACGCAGCGCTCGGGAGCAGTACGGTGGCGGCCAACAACGCGGTGGCAGACAGCAACGGTCCGGCCAGTCGGGCCAGCGCGGCCAGCACCGGCAGGGCGGCCAGCAGCGCCAGGGCGGTCGGCAGCAAGAGCGGGGGTTCCAGTCAGACCGACAGCAGCCACAAGAGCAGCAGCGGGGCTGGGAACAGCAGGGCCAGCCGGGCCACTATCAGTCGCGGGGCACTAGCGCGAACCAATCTCCGCAACAGCAGAACCCTCCGCAACAGCAGAACCGTAGCCGCGGACAGGGCCACGACCAGAGCCAGCGCCACAGCGGGTTCGAGACCGAGACGCCGATGGGCGAAAACCTCCAGTACGGCGGCGAAGCCCGCCAGTCGCAGCGGTCTCAATCGCAGGGACCACAAGGCCGCGGGCAGTCCGAATCGCAGTTCCGGTCCGGTGACCGCGGACAGCGCAACCAGCAACAGTACGACCAGTCTCGCGGGCAGAACCAGAGCCAGCAGAGCCACGACCGCGGTATCGGCGAGCGACGGCCGCGCGGCGAATTCGAGCAGGATCGGCAGCGACAGCAGCACAATCAACCACAGAACCGCGATCAGGGCCAGCGACGCCGCTCGAGCGACGATCGGTGGTCCCAGATGAGACGGCAGGGTCAGGGACAGGACCAACGGCACGACCAGCCCCAGGAGGAGTACCGGCAGGGACAGCAACCCTACGGTCGTCACCAGCGTAGCCAGGGTGAGGCGTTCTCGGATCAGGACCGCGGGGGTCAGGATTTCCAGCGCCAGCATGGATCCCAGCAGCAGGGCCAGCAGAATCAGCAGAACCGGTATCAGGCGGACCGCCAATCCGGACGGAGTCAGCAGAGCGGCCGCCAGTCGCAGGGCGACCGGCAGCAACAGCGGGGACAGCACGGCCGAGGCGGCTCCGAAATCGGCCAGTACGGACACCCCGATCAGCAGGGTCGCGATTCCGGCGGTTCCGGGCCCGACTATCAGCAACAGGGCCGCGACACCGATCGGTCGGACACCCGCTCGATCAATCAGGAACAGTCCGGCGGCGGGCTACAGTACAGCCAGCAAAGCCGCCGTTACGAACGGGGCGACTGGGCCGAAGGCTCGTCAGATCGCGGGCGGGACCAGCAGAATCAGCGGGGCCAGCAGGGACAGAACCAACGCGACGAGGACATGAGCAACCGTCGGCACGTCCACGAAGGCGATCCGACGTCGGATCGAGGCCGCGACCGAGACGACCGCTCGAGCTAATCGCGGTTCCTGAGCGCAGACGCAAGCGGTCGATATTTTTCGACGCTGCTTGACCGCCGTCCGTCGCGTCGCTCTCGAGGTGATACCATCCTCGTTTTTGGCAGTCCCGTACCGACAGCCGGTATGGGCAGTACCGACGAGAGCAAATCAGGCAGTTCCGGCGGCACGTACGTTCTCGTGATCGACGTCCCTCAATCGACGACGATCGAAGTCGGCGCGCTCGGCGACCGCGAGTTCGCCGTCGGCGCGTACGCCTACGTCGGCAGCGCCTTCGGCCCCGGCGGCTTCGCTCGCGTCGACCGCCGTCGGAGCGTGCTCCGACGAGCTCTCGCTCGCGGTGCTCGCGAGAACGCCACCGCGAACTCGCCCGCGGCGAGCGCGACGCCCGCCACTGGCACGTCGATTACCTGCTCGGTCACCCGGAAACGGAACTCGAGACCGCCGTCACGTTCCCCGACGCCGATCGGGAGTGCGAACTGGCCGCGTCGCTCCCGGGTGAGCCGGTCGCGGGCTTCGGCGCCTCCGACTGCGACTGTTCGGCGCACCTGCTCGCCGCGCCGTCGATCGACGCCGTGCTCGAGGCGGCGGTCGATGCGGGCGGTGTTCGGGACGGCGCGTAGCGAATCACTGGCCGCGAATCGGCACGTTTCGGTGAAAAACGAAACGAGAGCGAAGACGAAAACCCAGTTCTCGAGGCCTCGAGACGACTGTCCGATCAGTCGTCAGTCGTCGCTCGCCGCGAAGTTGGCCGATTCGGCTTCGACGGCGGCTTCGGGGACGCCCGGCAGTTCGTCGCGGACGTCGTCTGAACCCTGTTCGGTGATCGCCTCGTAGTAGGCTTCGGGCATGACCTTCACGAAGGCCTCGAGCGCCGCATCCCAGTTCTCGAGCAGGCGTTCGCCCCGCTCGGAGCCGGTGTAGGCGACGTGGTTCTCGACGAGGCGGCGCAGCATTTCCTCGTCCTTGTCCTCGAGTTCGTCGTGGAGCGAGACCATGCCGGTGTTGGCCTTGGCCGCGAACTCGTCGTCGGGGTCGTAGACGTAGGCGACGCCGCCGGACATACCGGCCGCGAAGTTCTTGCCCGTCTCGCCCAGCACGGCGACGACGCCCCCGGTCATGTACTCGCAGCCGTGGTCGCCGACGCCCTCGACGACGGCCTTGGCGCCGGAGTTGCGGACGGCGAAGCGCTCGCCGGCGACGCCGTTGACGTACAGCTGGCCGTCGGTCGCGCCGTAGAGCGCGACGTTTCCGATGGCGATGTTTTCGCTCGGGTCGTAGTTTGCCGTCTCGGGCGTGCGGATCGCCACCTTGCCGCCGGAGAGGCCCTTGCCGACGTAGTCGTTGGCGCTGCCGTTGAGGTGCATCGAGACGCCGCTGGCGAGGAACGCGCCGAAGCTCTGGCCGGCGGTTCCCTCGAGGTCGACCGTGATGGTGTCCTCGGGGAGGCCGGGTTCGCCGTAGCGGCTGGTGATGCGGTTCGAGAGCATCGCGCCGACGGTGCGGTCGACGTTCGTGACCTCGGTCTCGAGGGTGACCGGCTCCTGGTCTTCGATGGCGTCGGCCGCGGCCTCGATTAAGTCGCGGTCGAGTTGCTCCTCGAGTTCGTGGTCCTGCTCGCGGATCTTGCGGCGGACCTCGCTGCCGGGATCGGCCAGCACCTCCGAGAGGTCGACGTTGCGGGCCTTCGGGTGGTCGACGTCGTCGCGCTGCTCGAGGACATCGACCTGGCCAATCATCTCGTCGAGCGTCTCGAAGCCGAGCTCGGCCATGAGCTCGCGCAGTTCCTGCGCGATGAACGTCATGTAGTTGATGACGTGCTCGGGTTCGCCGGGGAACCGCTTGCGCAGGTCCTCGCGCTGGGTGGCGACGCCGACGGGGCAGGTGTTCTTGTGACACTGCCGGGCCATCACGCAGCCAGAGGTAACCAGCGAGGCGGTCCCGAAGACGTACTCCTCGGCGCCCAGCAGGGCGGCGACGGCCACGTCGCGGCCGGTCTTCATCCCGCCGTCCGCGGAGACGCGGATGCGGTCGCGCAGCTCGGTCGCACAGAGCATCTGGTTGGCCTCCGCGAGACCGAGTTCCCACGGGAGACCGGCGCTCTTGATCGAAGTCTTGGGCGAGGCGCCGGTGCCGCCGTCGTGACCCGAGATGTGGACCACGTCGGCGTTTGCCTTCGCGACCCCGGCGGCGACGGTGCCGATGCCGGCTTCGCTGACGAGTTTGACGTTGATGTCGGCCTCCTCGTTGGCCGCCTTCAGGTCGAAGATCAGCTGCTTGAGGTCCTCGATCGAGTAGATGTCGTGTAGCGGCGGCGGCGAGATCAGCCCGACACCCGGCGTAGACTTGCGCACGTGGGCGATCATCTCGTTGACCTTCGAGCCGGGAAGGTGGCCGCCCTCGCCGGGCTTGGAGCCCTGAGCCATCTTGATCTGGAGTTCCTCGGCGTTCGAGAGGTAGGTAGAGGTGACGCCGAAGCGGCCGGAGGCGACCTGCTTGACGTTACACTCGCGTTCGGTGTCGAACCGTTCCGGCGGTTCGCCGCCCTCGCCCGAGTTGGACTTGCCGCCCAGCCGGTTCATCGCGATGGAGTTGTTTTCGTGTGCTTCCGGCGAGAGCGAGCCGAGGCTCATCGCGGCGGTCGAGAACCGCTCGACGATGTCCTTGATCGGCTCGACGTCCTCGAGCGGGACGGGATCGCGATCGGAGTCGAATTCGAGCAGTCCGCGCAGGGTCTGGAGGTTCTGCTGCTGGTCGTTGATCTGCTCGGCGAACTCCTGGTACCGCTCGTAATCGTTCGAGCGGACGGCCTGCTGGAGCGCACCCACGGTGTTGGGGTTCCACTGGTGGTGGATGCCGCCCGAGCGGTGTTCGAACTCGCCGTGGCGCTGGAGGTCGTTCTCCTCGCCGTCGTCGCCGAAGGCGACCTCGTGGCGCTCGCGGAGGTCTTCCTCGATTTCGGCGAGGCCGATCCCTTCGGTGCGGTTCTCGGTGCCCTCGAAGTACTCTTCGACGAGGTCCGAGTCGAGCCCGACGGCCTCGAAGATCTGGGCGCCCTGGTAGCTCTCGACCGTGGAGATGCCCATCTTGGCCATGATCTTCAGGAGGCCGTCCTCGACCGCGCCGACGTAGGCGTCGATCGCCGTCTCGGTGTCGGCGCCGTCGGGGCCGGCGGTGATGTCCTCGATGGTCTGGTAGGCGAGGTACGGGTTGATCGCGCCGGCGCCGTAGCCGACGAGCGTCGCGAAGTGGTGGACGGTGCGCGGGTCGGCCGACTCGACGACGAGGCCGACGTGGTTGCGCAGCCCGTTCCGGACGAGGTGGTGGTGAACGCCGCCGGTCGCCAGCAGGCTCGGGATCGCGACCCGGTCCTCGTCGACGGTGCGGTCCGAGAGAACGATCACGTCGTGACCGTCCTCGATGGCGTCGACGACGTCCTCGCGGACGCGTTCGATGGCGGCCTCGAGGTCGGCGCCGAGTTCGTCGCTTTCGGGTTCGTAGGTGATGTCGATCGTCGCGGCCGTAATGTCGTTGGCCGAACAGTCGCGGATCGACTCGAGTTCGGCGCCGGTGAGAATCGGCGAGTCGAGTACGAGTTGCCGGGCGTGCTCGGGGGACTCGTCGAGCAGGTTGCGCTGGAAGCCCAGCCGGGACTCCATCGACGTGACGAGTTCCTCGCGGATGTAGTCGAGCGGCGGGTTGGTGACCTGCGCGAACAGCTGCTTGAAGTAGGAAAAGAGCGGCCGGTTGAAGTCGGCCAGTACCGACAGCGGCGTGTCGTCGCCCATCGAGCCGACGGGGTCCTTGCCCTTCTGGGTCATCGGCTCGATCAGGTTGTCGAGTTCGTCGTGGGTGTAGCCGAAGGCCGCCTGGTAGTCGCGCAGCCCCGCGACTTCCTGCTGTGGCGCGCTGTCGTCGGTGGTCTTGATGTCATCAAGGTGGACCTGCTCTTGGTCGACCCACTCGCCGTAGCGCTCGTCGGTGAGGTCCTCGAAGACCTCTTCGTCCGGAATGACGCGGCCTTCTTCGGGGTCGGCGAGGAACAGCTGACCGGGCTGGAGGCGACCGCGCTCCTCGATGTTCTCGGGCTCGGTCTCGAG
The DNA window shown above is from Halopiger xanaduensis SH-6 and carries:
- a CDS encoding SMP-30/gluconolactonase/LRE family protein; amino-acid sequence: MTRYERVADTTAHTGEGPLWHPEEELLYWVDIPAGKLYAYDPATDEYDLAYETEGDDEPLGGYTIEADGALLLFTHGTVSRWEPGSDEAEPVAEIDGAETRFNDVIADPEGRVFCGTMPGEGDLGDLYRLETDGTVTPVVEDVDIPNGMGFTEDLETFYFTESEEHVIYAYEYDRETGAISNRRPFVEVPSDDGVPDGMTVDEEGSVWSARWNGGRVVRYDRDGEPVDEIELPARKVSSVTFGGPDYEDLYLTTALADGDRADEGDGAGALFRVSDVGPDGVPVFRSRVGLE
- a CDS encoding NAD-dependent epimerase/dehydratase family protein; the protein is MDSALVIGGTRFIGRHLVEELLAHEYDVTIFNRGNHENPFADDDRVDHVEGDRTNESALEAAAMTVDPDAVFDCVAYQPRDVRAATTIFADCDAYVYISSGAAYGREDIPKREDETPLEPCTADQATDDSQETYGNRKAEGDRAVFAAAEEGVNAMAVRPPIVYGPHDYTERLDFWIDRVNEYDRVIVPGDGTNVWHRVYVEDVASALRIVAERGESGEAYNVGDRRIVTLEEMVELIADALETSVDIVHAGPRELEAADLSLDDYVLYRDYPHVLSTAKLAALGWESTPLEEAMERSVADHLESDRDGSEHGPDRDAEERVLGILDTL
- a CDS encoding RAD55 family ATPase, whose amino-acid sequence is MTEQLRTDQRAAVPFRCDHCHYPIPGEAERADDGDGHFCSTACKEAAEDDSTMPEPDAYKRVVTGIEPLDSLLPNGIPADAFVLLSGDEGTRRSELLTELVWRALERGEPAVVVSYANPPTATLERFFQNGWNVLPALEDDRLTVIDCFTHRLEDRDRFLETQTEWTNFVGEAAADALVEVEDPSDLAAVASRLQDVLDDREMSETGIVTIDSLDELDSLLREESVHNFVKDVRATVCKGRFVPIVAGATTAGTDPYPEAEYVFDGIVDLRLTDEMTPNARLKQLGVRKLIGAQFLPQWVTYEYEPVRGLFAFGPSTDAREVYENAGPVPMQERPQR
- the gltB gene encoding glutamate synthase large subunit, which encodes MSQPHGASSTERSSGLADPDDARSNCGVGVVMDLDGDRGHDVVADGLELLVNLEHRGTTGAEKDTGDGAGIMLQTPHTFFESVLKTNLPDTYAVGSIFFPQDTAAREELVALAEDTFATYDLEVLEWRDVPTNNEDLGKTAVDSEPDVWQVVVAPEDEGLSQEDFDRRLYVARRALENAVEDAAIENKERFYVVSLDSKTIVYKGLLKGVQVPSYYPDLTDERIDSNFVMVHERFSTNTLGAWHLAHPYRNIIHNGEFNTIQGNINWMRARETDLESEVLEDLEAVKPIIDDPDQSDTASVDNALELLMQDGRDLAHALRMLVPEAWRGDEGMDEDRKDWYDFHASLVEPWDGPALVAATDGERVGAVLDRNGLRPCRYDVTTDNRLIMASEAGALETEPENIEERGRLQPGQLFLADPEEGRVIPDEEVFEDLTDERYGEWVDQEQVHLDDIKTTDDSAPQQEVAGLRDYQAAFGYTHDELDNLIEPMTQKGKDPVGSMGDDTPLSVLADFNRPLFSYFKQLFAQVTNPPLDYIREELVTSMESRLGFQRNLLDESPEHARQLVLDSPILTGAELESIRDCSANDITAATIDITYEPESDELGADLEAAIERVREDVVDAIEDGHDVIVLSDRTVDEDRVAIPSLLATGGVHHHLVRNGLRNHVGLVVESADPRTVHHFATLVGYGAGAINPYLAYQTIEDITAGPDGADTETAIDAYVGAVEDGLLKIMAKMGISTVESYQGAQIFEAVGLDSDLVEEYFEGTENRTEGIGLAEIEEDLRERHEVAFGDDGEENDLQRHGEFEHRSGGIHHQWNPNTVGALQQAVRSNDYERYQEFAEQINDQQQNLQTLRGLLEFDSDRDPVPLEDVEPIKDIVERFSTAAMSLGSLSPEAHENNSIAMNRLGGKSNSGEGGEPPERFDTERECNVKQVASGRFGVTSTYLSNAEELQIKMAQGSKPGEGGHLPGSKVNEMIAHVRKSTPGVGLISPPPLHDIYSIEDLKQLIFDLKAANEEADINVKLVSEAGIGTVAAGVAKANADVVHISGHDGGTGASPKTSIKSAGLPWELGLAEANQMLCATELRDRIRVSADGGMKTGRDVAVAALLGAEEYVFGTASLVTSGCVMARQCHKNTCPVGVATQREDLRKRFPGEPEHVINYMTFIAQELRELMAELGFETLDEMIGQVDVLEQRDDVDHPKARNVDLSEVLADPGSEVRRKIREQDHELEEQLDRDLIEAAADAIEDQEPVTLETEVTNVDRTVGAMLSNRITSRYGEPGLPEDTITVDLEGTAGQSFGAFLASGVSMHLNGSANDYVGKGLSGGKVAIRTPETANYDPSENIAIGNVALYGATDGQLYVNGVAGERFAVRNSGAKAVVEGVGDHGCEYMTGGVVAVLGETGKNFAAGMSGGVAYVYDPDDEFAAKANTGMVSLHDELEDKDEEMLRRLVENHVAYTGSERGERLLENWDAALEAFVKVMPEAYYEAITEQGSDDVRDELPGVPEAAVEAESANFAASDD